A single Fodinibius saliphilus DNA region contains:
- a CDS encoding transposase has product MLLNSWGEIARENWINTESIRDNVRLDVFVVMPNHIHGIIEIVDSKNIVGVYRNTPLRSDSPVNQSEFKSPSETIGAIVRGYKSTVTKQINKIRNSPGEKVWQRNYYDHIIRDKKSLERIRYYIIQNPAQWQEDQNNPINV; this is encoded by the coding sequence ATGTTGTTAAATTCTTGGGGAGAAATCGCCCGGGAAAACTGGATAAATACCGAATCCATTCGTGATAATGTGAGATTGGATGTGTTTGTCGTTATGCCGAATCATATACATGGTATCATTGAGATTGTTGATTCTAAAAATATCGTAGGGGTGTATCGCAATACACCCCTACGATCAGACAGCCCTGTAAACCAATCGGAATTTAAATCACCATCCGAAACTATTGGGGCAATTGTTCGGGGATATAAATCGACGGTTACCAAACAGATTAACAAGATTAGAAATTCACCGGGCGAAAAAGTTTGGCAACGAAATTATTATGATCACATCATCCGGGATAAAAAATCATTGGAGCGCATCCGCTATTATATTATTCAGAATCCAGCCCAATGGCAGGAAGATCAGAATAATCCGATAAATGTTTAA
- a CDS encoding acetyl-CoA C-acyltransferase has translation MTDQSTNGSQLEAVIVDGGRIPFQRSGTGYNDLMAYDLGRLAVEGIISRAPIDGGNLDRVIMGTVIQDVNTSNVARESALGAGIPNHVPAHTVTQACISSNQAVTSAINLIKAGQAKAVLAGGTETMSDIPIRFRKTFRQKLLEARKYKSISDFLKFFKGLRPSHLLPEIPAIAEFSTGETMGESCDRMAAHFGISRQEQDEYALRSHQLAAKATKEGWLDPELLPAAVPPDFDTIEHDNTFREDTSMEKLEKLSPAFIKPHGTITAGNSSAFTDGASASLIMEKETALQQGITPKAYLRAYTYVAQDPEDELLLGPAYAVPKVLDAMDLQLSDIDVFEFHEAFAGQILTVLKALNSDTFAKEKLDRDQKVGEIPMDTFNCWGGSLSLGHPFGATGVRLVTTAANRLHHEDGELALVAACAAGGQGHAIVLERFDG, from the coding sequence ATGACTGATCAATCAACCAATGGATCTCAGTTAGAAGCAGTAATTGTCGACGGCGGCAGAATTCCCTTTCAGCGTTCGGGGACCGGCTACAACGACTTAATGGCCTATGACCTCGGCAGGCTGGCGGTAGAAGGCATCATCAGCCGCGCCCCTATCGATGGCGGCAATCTCGACCGGGTTATCATGGGGACGGTTATACAGGATGTTAACACCAGCAACGTAGCGCGGGAGTCGGCACTGGGCGCAGGCATCCCCAATCACGTTCCGGCCCATACGGTAACGCAAGCCTGCATCTCTTCGAACCAGGCCGTTACCAGTGCTATCAACCTGATTAAAGCGGGACAAGCCAAAGCGGTACTTGCCGGCGGCACTGAAACGATGTCCGACATCCCCATTCGCTTTCGCAAGACGTTTCGGCAAAAACTGTTGGAAGCGCGTAAGTATAAATCGATCAGCGATTTTCTGAAGTTTTTCAAAGGCTTACGCCCCTCCCACCTGCTGCCGGAGATACCCGCTATCGCTGAATTTTCGACCGGCGAAACGATGGGCGAAAGCTGTGATCGGATGGCCGCCCACTTCGGAATCAGTCGCCAAGAGCAGGATGAGTATGCGCTTCGCTCGCATCAGCTGGCGGCAAAAGCAACAAAGGAAGGATGGCTCGATCCCGAGCTGCTGCCGGCAGCGGTACCTCCCGATTTCGATACGATTGAACACGACAACACCTTCCGCGAAGATACCTCGATGGAGAAGCTGGAGAAACTATCGCCGGCATTCATAAAGCCCCACGGGACCATTACAGCCGGAAACTCATCGGCCTTTACCGACGGAGCCTCTGCCTCTCTCATCATGGAGAAAGAAACGGCCTTGCAACAAGGAATTACGCCCAAAGCGTATTTAAGGGCCTATACCTATGTAGCTCAGGATCCCGAAGATGAACTGCTGCTGGGCCCCGCTTATGCGGTCCCGAAGGTGTTAGATGCCATGGACCTGCAACTTTCCGATATCGATGTGTTTGAATTTCATGAGGCTTTTGCCGGACAGATTCTGACGGTACTCAAAGCATTAAACTCCGACACTTTTGCCAAAGAGAAGCTGGACCGCGATCAAAAGGTGGGCGAAATCCCCATGGATACGTTCAACTGCTGGGGCGGCTCCCTTTCACTGGGACACCCCTTCGGAGCTACAGGCGTCCGCCTTGTAACAACCGCAGCAAATCGCCTTCATCACGAAGACGGTGAGCTCGCACTTGTGGCCGCTTGCGCTGCAGGCGGACAGGGACATGCCATTGTCCTGGAACGCTTTGACGGCTAA
- a CDS encoding signal peptidase II, whose translation MDRSKLTALTVPAVIVVILDQLSKHWIRISPSYHHWEIIPGWLSFNYTQNPGMALGMRWASTEVISIVAIIATMGILTYVLYNREQATQGYLLCMGLVLGGAFGNIIDRLVMGYLESYGGLLEGHVVDFIHFDLVVSGYPVFPYIFNVADVAISTAIIAMILFHKKVMPEDYASPDDSDGMEQSSQAVSEPLEEE comes from the coding sequence TTGGATCGATCAAAACTAACTGCGCTAACGGTTCCTGCTGTCATTGTTGTCATCTTAGATCAGTTGAGCAAGCACTGGATCCGTATATCACCGAGCTATCACCATTGGGAAATTATTCCGGGTTGGCTTTCTTTTAACTATACCCAAAACCCCGGTATGGCGCTGGGGATGCGATGGGCCTCTACGGAGGTCATCAGCATTGTTGCTATTATTGCTACAATGGGAATTTTGACCTATGTGCTTTATAACAGAGAGCAGGCTACCCAAGGATATCTGCTCTGTATGGGGTTGGTGCTTGGTGGTGCTTTCGGTAATATTATTGATCGCCTGGTGATGGGATATCTTGAATCATATGGCGGGCTTTTAGAGGGGCATGTTGTCGATTTTATTCACTTCGATCTGGTCGTTAGCGGATACCCTGTTTTCCCCTATATTTTTAATGTAGCTGATGTGGCCATAAGCACAGCTATTATTGCTATGATCCTCTTCCACAAAAAAGTAATGCCCGAGGACTATGCTTCACCTGATGATTCTGATGGGATGGAGCAGAGCTCCCAAGCTGTGTCTGAGCCTTTGGAAGAAGAGTAG
- a CDS encoding 3-hydroxyacyl-CoA dehydrogenase NAD-binding domain-containing protein — MSYLSTENEDGVLVVTLDQPGEKVNKLDEQLIGEFQDLLQNTDPDSIDGIVLVSGKESNFIAGADVEMLKNKSAPEGIEELSRRGNKLLLKLENYAKPVVAAIHGSCIGGGMEVAMACNYRVASEHSDTTMGQPEVQLGLLPGGGGTQRLPRLIGVQNALTYMLTGKTIYPRKAYKLGLLDELTHRDAVLTAAKKAVAKINKGNFERKDKRSLLHQLMEGLSPLRKIIYSQARKRSKSKTKGNYPAPDKIIDCVKEGYENGMEAGLELESVNFGKLAATPESKALVNLFFAMQGAKKNSDEDKVREVEKIGVLGAGLMGSGIADVSANNDYRVLLKDQTVEQAGEGKKDIWQRLEKKREKHIISSFERDRISSLVTPTETYKGFKNTDLVIEAVFEDLDLKQSILQEVEEATSDHTIFASNTSSLPIGDIADAADRPDQVVGMHYFSPVPKMPLLEIITTDQTADWVTATAREVGIQQGKHVIVVNDGPGFYTTRILSPFMNEALMLLEEGIAIKELDSHMKDFGFPVGPAALFDEVGIDVAAHITKVLNELFAERGVNPSTKPEELFEAGYKGRKNQKGFYRYKQKNGETKKDAPNEDIYEFFGGSGRTSMDAETVQQRMTLTMVNEAAWCLQEDILRYPVDGDLGAVLGLGFPPFLGGPFRYIDREGAGTIVERLQNYEQKHGARFTPADILKKYAESDKKFHQD, encoded by the coding sequence ATGAGTTATCTATCGACAGAAAATGAAGACGGTGTACTGGTTGTAACGCTGGATCAACCCGGCGAAAAAGTAAATAAACTGGACGAACAGTTAATCGGTGAATTCCAGGATCTCTTGCAAAATACCGACCCCGACTCTATTGATGGGATTGTGCTGGTAAGCGGCAAAGAGAGCAATTTTATTGCCGGCGCCGATGTGGAGATGCTCAAAAACAAGTCAGCCCCGGAAGGTATTGAAGAGTTGAGCCGGCGAGGCAACAAGCTACTGCTAAAGCTCGAAAACTATGCCAAGCCCGTAGTAGCAGCCATTCACGGCTCCTGTATTGGCGGGGGCATGGAGGTAGCCATGGCCTGTAACTATCGCGTGGCTTCGGAGCATTCCGATACCACGATGGGGCAACCCGAAGTACAGCTGGGACTGCTTCCCGGCGGCGGAGGAACCCAGCGCCTGCCCCGATTAATAGGTGTTCAAAATGCGCTCACCTATATGTTAACGGGCAAAACGATCTATCCCCGCAAAGCGTATAAACTGGGATTGTTGGATGAGCTTACCCACCGCGATGCCGTACTCACAGCAGCTAAAAAGGCAGTTGCAAAAATTAATAAAGGTAACTTTGAGCGAAAAGATAAGCGAAGCTTGCTCCACCAGCTTATGGAGGGGTTGAGTCCGCTCCGGAAGATTATCTACTCCCAGGCCCGCAAGCGTTCAAAATCCAAAACCAAAGGAAATTACCCTGCCCCCGACAAAATTATTGATTGCGTAAAAGAGGGCTATGAAAACGGTATGGAAGCCGGACTTGAGCTGGAGTCCGTCAACTTTGGTAAGCTGGCAGCCACCCCGGAATCAAAAGCCCTGGTAAACCTCTTCTTTGCCATGCAGGGGGCCAAGAAAAATTCCGACGAAGATAAGGTTCGGGAAGTCGAAAAAATTGGCGTGCTTGGGGCCGGGCTCATGGGCTCGGGTATTGCAGATGTAAGTGCCAATAATGACTACCGCGTTTTACTGAAAGACCAAACCGTGGAACAGGCCGGAGAAGGCAAGAAAGATATCTGGCAACGGCTGGAAAAGAAACGCGAGAAACATATTATCTCCTCTTTTGAACGAGATCGCATCTCCAGCCTGGTAACTCCTACGGAAACCTACAAGGGCTTTAAAAATACGGACCTGGTTATCGAGGCCGTTTTTGAGGACCTGGATCTCAAACAATCGATATTACAGGAAGTGGAGGAGGCCACATCGGACCACACTATCTTTGCTTCGAATACCTCCTCCCTGCCTATTGGGGACATTGCAGATGCTGCCGACCGTCCGGACCAGGTGGTGGGCATGCACTACTTTTCGCCGGTGCCCAAGATGCCACTGCTCGAAATTATCACCACAGATCAAACCGCCGACTGGGTTACCGCTACAGCACGAGAAGTAGGCATTCAGCAGGGCAAGCATGTGATTGTAGTAAATGACGGACCGGGCTTTTATACTACCCGTATCCTCTCCCCCTTTATGAATGAAGCCCTGATGCTGCTTGAAGAAGGCATTGCTATTAAAGAGCTGGACAGCCATATGAAAGACTTCGGCTTTCCGGTGGGGCCGGCGGCACTCTTTGATGAAGTGGGTATTGATGTGGCAGCCCACATTACCAAAGTACTCAATGAGCTTTTTGCTGAACGCGGGGTAAATCCCAGTACCAAACCGGAAGAACTTTTTGAGGCGGGCTACAAAGGTCGGAAGAATCAAAAAGGATTTTACCGCTACAAACAGAAAAACGGAGAAACCAAGAAAGATGCACCCAATGAGGATATTTATGAATTTTTCGGGGGCTCCGGGCGCACTTCCATGGATGCCGAAACCGTGCAGCAGCGCATGACGCTGACTATGGTCAATGAGGCCGCCTGGTGCCTGCAAGAAGATATTTTACGGTACCCCGTTGACGGTGATCTTGGGGCTGTACTGGGACTTGGATTTCCCCCATTCCTCGGCGGACCGTTCCGCTACATCGACCGCGAAGGGGCTGGTACTATTGTCGAACGTCTACAAAATTACGAGCAAAAACACGGAGCCCGATTTACACCGGCCGATATCCTAAAAAAATATGCGGAATCAGATAAAAAATTCCACCAGGATTAA
- the agaR gene encoding transcriptional repressor AgaR — translation MKSTVDRRNKIIQKIQSEGSVRVDELSEEFDVSTVTIRNDLDFFEQKGLIDRTYGGALLRNNVYNDPSIEEKKKINAEEKKRIGEYAAGMISDGESVILDSGSTTREIALRIKDKKNITVMTNALNIGLELAGASGGVEVMMTGGVLRDKSYSLVGPEAERNMKHYYFDTLFLGVDGMDFEHGLTTSNPLEAQLNCVMVERANRVIAVTDSSKFDRHSFSFICDLEPINMIITDDKISAEFEEKFKKRDIEVVKV, via the coding sequence ATGAAATCAACAGTTGACAGACGGAATAAGATTATACAAAAGATTCAGAGTGAAGGTTCAGTACGGGTTGATGAGTTGAGCGAGGAGTTTGATGTCTCGACGGTGACCATTCGAAATGATCTGGATTTCTTTGAGCAAAAGGGGTTAATCGATCGCACCTATGGTGGCGCGTTATTACGCAACAATGTATATAACGATCCCTCTATCGAGGAGAAGAAAAAAATAAATGCTGAGGAAAAGAAGCGCATTGGTGAATATGCTGCCGGTATGATCAGCGATGGGGAGTCGGTAATCCTGGATTCGGGGTCAACTACCCGAGAAATTGCCCTTCGTATTAAGGATAAAAAGAATATTACGGTTATGACCAATGCCCTTAATATCGGCTTGGAACTGGCCGGGGCATCAGGAGGAGTAGAGGTGATGATGACGGGAGGAGTACTCCGTGATAAATCATATTCGCTCGTAGGGCCTGAGGCAGAGCGTAATATGAAGCACTATTATTTTGATACGCTCTTTTTGGGCGTTGACGGTATGGATTTTGAGCACGGGCTGACAACTTCGAACCCCCTGGAGGCTCAGCTAAACTGTGTGATGGTGGAACGAGCCAATCGCGTTATAGCTGTGACGGATTCTTCAAAATTTGACCGTCACAGTTTTTCTTTTATCTGTGATTTAGAACCCATCAATATGATCATCACAGATGATAAGATCTCTGCTGAATTTGAGGAGAAGTTCAAGAAGCGAGATATAGAAGTGGTTAAGGTGTAA
- a CDS encoding DUF3472 domain-containing protein, which produces MRDQLYSSVKRVKAVVLLFVVPILLGCAGNTQVSGQNQEEGFKKEVVVPLGGNTYQTNPESNESITTEGIQQWSNVKSIFSTFVKVTGADSVKVSAKATLSSANSTIAITVGGSTKEVELSESDSYVATEAPVFPIEKEGYVQIDIKGVDKTGTNFAKVRDLILHIPEQASVTYIENNEENNFYWGRRGPSVHLQHKLPENTDFEWFYSEITVRKGEDPVGSYFMANGFSEGYFGIQVNSEQERRVLFSVWSPYNTDNPDDIPADERIQLLAKGDGVEAGEFGNEGSGGQSYWVFPWKPGNTYKFLNRVKPDGEGNTINTAYFYAPELGEWKLIVSFLRPKTDKWMTGIYSFLENFAASNGYKKRKGYYGNQWVRDKEGSWHEITGITFTGDKIANSGFRVDFSSGVDGKRFYLRNGGFEVGEVTLQTEFNRDATGTPPDIAFDSLPKGQ; this is translated from the coding sequence ATGAGAGATCAGTTATATTCGAGTGTAAAGAGGGTAAAGGCGGTTGTTTTATTATTTGTAGTCCCCATTCTGTTGGGATGTGCCGGGAATACCCAGGTAAGTGGGCAAAATCAGGAGGAAGGGTTTAAAAAAGAAGTTGTTGTACCGCTAGGGGGCAATACCTATCAAACCAATCCCGAAAGTAATGAGTCGATTACTACGGAAGGTATTCAGCAGTGGAGCAATGTAAAGAGCATCTTCAGTACCTTTGTTAAAGTCACCGGGGCCGATAGTGTTAAGGTATCGGCCAAGGCTACGTTATCATCAGCCAACAGTACGATAGCTATTACAGTCGGGGGAAGCACCAAAGAGGTGGAGCTCTCTGAAAGTGATAGTTATGTGGCAACAGAAGCCCCTGTATTTCCCATTGAAAAAGAGGGGTATGTGCAGATTGACATAAAAGGGGTTGATAAAACGGGCACCAATTTTGCAAAAGTGAGAGACCTTATTTTGCATATCCCGGAGCAGGCATCGGTAACGTATATCGAGAATAATGAAGAGAATAATTTCTACTGGGGACGAAGAGGTCCCTCGGTGCACCTGCAGCATAAACTGCCTGAGAATACCGATTTTGAATGGTTTTATAGTGAAATAACAGTCAGAAAGGGCGAAGATCCCGTGGGGTCCTATTTTATGGCAAATGGGTTTTCGGAAGGGTATTTCGGGATACAGGTGAATTCGGAACAGGAGCGGCGCGTACTGTTTTCGGTCTGGAGTCCCTACAATACGGATAACCCGGATGATATTCCTGCGGATGAGCGTATACAGCTGCTTGCAAAGGGGGATGGGGTAGAGGCCGGTGAATTTGGTAATGAGGGATCTGGGGGGCAGAGTTATTGGGTGTTTCCCTGGAAACCCGGTAATACGTATAAGTTTTTAAACAGGGTAAAACCGGACGGTGAAGGAAATACCATTAATACGGCTTATTTTTATGCTCCCGAGCTTGGAGAGTGGAAGCTCATTGTCAGTTTCTTGCGGCCGAAGACTGATAAATGGATGACGGGGATCTATTCCTTTTTAGAAAACTTTGCGGCAAGTAATGGATATAAAAAACGGAAAGGGTATTACGGCAACCAATGGGTACGAGACAAGGAAGGGAGCTGGCACGAAATCACCGGAATTACCTTTACGGGAGATAAGATAGCTAATTCCGGATTTCGGGTAGATTTCTCTAGCGGCGTTGACGGTAAAAGGTTTTATTTACGAAATGGTGGTTTTGAGGTTGGAGAGGTGACTTTGCAAACAGAGTTTAACAGGGATGCCACAGGAACTCCTCCGGATATTGCTTTCGATAGCCTTCCAAAGGGGCAATAA
- a CDS encoding TraR/DksA family transcriptional regulator, with protein sequence MASGKNDTNKDEERVSPYSDEELEYFRGIILKKLEEAEKELDSLQSSLKDSMENAGEDTAYSFHMADVGTEAQEREKTYMLFNRTKKFVRYLNRALERIDNKTYGVCKVTGDKISKGRLEAVPHTQLSIEAKLKRR encoded by the coding sequence ATGGCATCAGGAAAAAACGATACCAACAAAGACGAAGAACGAGTATCTCCGTATTCAGACGAGGAACTAGAATATTTCAGAGGTATTATCCTCAAAAAGCTTGAAGAAGCAGAAAAGGAGCTCGACTCGCTACAAAGTTCTCTGAAAGACAGCATGGAAAATGCCGGCGAAGATACGGCCTATTCTTTCCATATGGCTGATGTAGGTACCGAAGCCCAGGAACGTGAGAAGACCTATATGCTCTTCAATCGTACGAAGAAGTTTGTACGGTATTTGAATCGTGCCTTGGAGCGTATCGATAATAAAACTTACGGCGTATGCAAGGTAACCGGTGATAAGATCTCTAAAGGTCGACTTGAAGCGGTACCGCATACACAGCTTAGTATTGAGGCGAAGCTCAAGCGCAGATAA
- the yajC gene encoding preprotein translocase subunit YajC: MFNIALLLMGAPEGGGGGWMNLIFLGAIFAIFYFFIIRPQKQQQKEIEEKVNNLEKGDKIITSGGMIAKVKSVDDDTVLAEIDSGVKARFKKSSIADVNPNQD, encoded by the coding sequence ATGTTCAATATTGCGTTACTTTTGATGGGAGCCCCTGAAGGGGGTGGTGGAGGATGGATGAATCTGATCTTCCTCGGGGCTATTTTTGCTATCTTTTATTTCTTTATTATTCGTCCTCAAAAACAGCAACAGAAAGAAATTGAGGAGAAAGTTAACAACCTTGAAAAGGGTGATAAAATTATAACTTCAGGCGGCATGATCGCTAAAGTTAAAAGTGTTGATGACGATACTGTTCTTGCTGAGATCGACAGTGGAGTTAAAGCCCGATTCAAAAAGAGTTCTATTGCGGATGTAAATCCGAATCAAGATTAA
- a CDS encoding bifunctional 3,4-dihydroxy-2-butanone-4-phosphate synthase/GTP cyclohydrolase II, producing MSGEIEFDSIESAIEDIKNGRMVIVADDEDRENEGDFVMAAEKVTTEAVNLMAKYGRGLICVPITREKAYELDLDYMVTDGADPDEAAFTVSIDHKELTTTGISASDRANTIKEMIKRESNPEDFRRPGHIFPLIGTNGGVLRRAGHTEAAIDLARLADMEPAGIICEIMKDNGAMARLPDLVEIADEFDMKLISIKDLISYRMENESLVRKIVDVDLPTIYGDFTLHAFEERLTGDHHLALAKGEWEEGDPVLVRVHSSCMTGDIFGSKRCDCGEQLHQALLQVEKEGQGVVLYMNQEGRGIGLINKLKAYSLQEKGMDTVEANEALGFEPDARDYGVGAQILRSLDISKLRLMTNNPVKRVGLKSFGLEMVESVPIEVGAYPENVKYLKTKRDKMGHELKLDELDPHSPEFIDSIVTDE from the coding sequence ATGTCCGGTGAAATTGAATTCGATAGCATAGAATCGGCTATTGAGGATATTAAAAATGGTCGTATGGTTATTGTCGCGGATGATGAAGACCGCGAAAACGAAGGCGACTTTGTTATGGCTGCAGAAAAGGTCACAACCGAAGCCGTTAACCTGATGGCCAAATATGGACGCGGACTCATTTGCGTGCCTATTACCCGGGAAAAAGCGTATGAGCTTGATCTCGACTATATGGTGACTGACGGTGCCGACCCTGATGAAGCCGCTTTTACGGTTTCTATCGATCATAAAGAATTAACAACTACCGGGATCTCTGCCTCAGATCGAGCTAATACGATTAAGGAGATGATCAAACGTGAATCGAACCCGGAAGATTTTCGCCGACCGGGACACATTTTCCCGCTTATCGGTACCAATGGCGGTGTACTCCGCCGCGCCGGACATACTGAAGCAGCTATTGACCTGGCACGGCTGGCCGACATGGAGCCTGCTGGCATTATCTGCGAGATTATGAAAGACAATGGAGCAATGGCGCGCCTGCCGGATCTGGTAGAAATTGCTGATGAATTCGATATGAAGTTAATCAGCATTAAAGACCTCATCTCCTATCGCATGGAAAATGAATCGCTGGTCCGTAAAATTGTTGATGTAGATCTGCCCACTATTTATGGCGACTTTACCCTCCATGCTTTTGAGGAGCGCCTTACCGGCGATCATCACCTGGCGCTGGCCAAAGGAGAATGGGAAGAAGGAGATCCTGTTCTTGTTCGCGTGCACTCTTCGTGTATGACAGGCGACATTTTTGGCTCCAAGCGCTGCGATTGCGGTGAGCAGCTGCACCAGGCGTTGCTACAGGTTGAAAAAGAAGGTCAGGGTGTTGTACTGTACATGAACCAGGAAGGTCGCGGTATTGGCCTGATAAACAAGCTTAAAGCTTATAGCCTACAAGAGAAGGGCATGGACACGGTAGAAGCCAATGAAGCCCTAGGATTTGAACCTGACGCCCGTGACTATGGGGTTGGAGCCCAGATCCTGCGTTCACTGGATATTTCTAAGCTGCGGCTGATGACCAACAATCCGGTAAAACGTGTGGGACTCAAAAGCTTTGGACTAGAGATGGTTGAAAGCGTACCTATTGAAGTGGGTGCCTATCCTGAAAACGTAAAATACCTAAAAACAAAGCGTGACAAAATGGGCCACGAGCTGAAGCTGGATGAACTTGATCCTCACAGCCCCGAATTTATCGACAGTATTGTTACGGATGAATAG
- a CDS encoding Fic family protein translates to MPENNRFSDNVTVFRKYTLPEIDMKLAGYSALIYRYDLEVPLPELLSAISEKHRSYTEGKWQVFRTVQEPDPTLLGHLTFAFRYEGVNLLILKKLFEAIDKTEIEAIVKNQPTGRNSRRIWFFYEWLIGEKLDLEDAKSGNYIEALDPDLQYPGSRQRSKRHRVWNNLPGNKNFCPLIRRTDKLESFSTEELEENVQETIGKIHPDLLSRAAAFLLLQDSKASYAIEGETPPENRAERWGKAIGQAGQKDLTKDELLRLQEIVIEDRRFVDMGWRKEGGFVGVHNRVNSKPVPDHISARWEDVPKLIDGLLDTNESLIESDYDPVLAATLIAFGFVFIHPFTDGNGRVHRYLIHHVLAKKEFTPKGLIFPVSSVILDRIDEYREVLESYSKPRLDFIEWEATPDGNVEVLNDTINLYRYFDATKHAEFLYKCVEKTVTDTLPEEVQYLERHDKMRTFISEHFDMPDKDMENLIGFLRQNDGTLSKRAKAKEFEAMTEDEIAMLEEKYQEVFEG, encoded by the coding sequence ATGCCCGAAAATAATCGATTTTCAGATAATGTAACCGTTTTTCGTAAATATACCCTTCCTGAAATCGATATGAAGCTGGCTGGGTATAGTGCATTAATTTACCGGTATGATTTAGAAGTACCATTGCCTGAACTTCTTTCTGCAATAAGTGAGAAACACAGAAGCTACACAGAAGGTAAATGGCAGGTATTTAGAACAGTACAGGAACCAGACCCGACCTTACTTGGGCATTTAACTTTTGCTTTTAGATATGAAGGAGTTAATCTGCTGATCTTAAAAAAGCTATTTGAAGCAATAGATAAAACCGAAATTGAAGCTATTGTTAAGAATCAACCCACCGGCCGTAATAGCCGAAGAATATGGTTTTTCTATGAATGGCTGATAGGTGAGAAACTGGATCTGGAAGATGCCAAGTCAGGGAACTATATAGAAGCACTTGACCCAGATTTGCAATATCCCGGATCAAGGCAAAGATCCAAAAGGCACCGGGTTTGGAATAACCTACCGGGAAATAAAAATTTCTGTCCACTCATTCGACGGACAGATAAACTAGAGAGCTTTAGTACAGAAGAATTAGAAGAAAACGTACAAGAAACTATAGGTAAGATTCATCCGGACTTACTATCCAGAGCTGCTGCTTTTCTACTGCTACAAGACTCCAAAGCATCCTATGCTATTGAGGGAGAAACTCCTCCGGAAAATCGTGCAGAACGGTGGGGTAAAGCCATTGGTCAGGCTGGCCAGAAAGACCTTACCAAGGATGAATTATTACGACTCCAGGAGATTGTTATAGAAGATCGGCGATTTGTGGATATGGGTTGGCGTAAAGAAGGAGGTTTTGTAGGAGTACATAACCGTGTGAATAGTAAGCCGGTCCCAGATCATATCTCAGCCAGATGGGAAGATGTTCCTAAATTAATAGATGGTTTATTAGATACTAATGAATCATTAATAGAAAGTGATTATGATCCAGTTTTAGCAGCCACTCTTATTGCATTTGGCTTCGTATTCATCCATCCTTTTACAGATGGAAACGGCCGTGTACATCGATACTTAATACATCATGTATTGGCCAAAAAAGAGTTCACCCCCAAAGGACTTATTTTTCCTGTTTCATCAGTGATCCTTGACCGAATTGATGAGTATAGGGAAGTACTGGAATCTTATTCCAAGCCACGTCTTGATTTCATTGAGTGGGAAGCAACACCTGATGGAAATGTCGAAGTCTTAAACGATACGATTAATCTTTATCGCTACTTCGATGCTACCAAACATGCTGAATTTCTCTATAAATGCGTAGAAAAAACGGTTACCGATACGTTACCGGAAGAAGTTCAGTACCTGGAGCGACATGATAAGATGAGAACCTTCATTTCTGAACACTTTGATATGCCGGATAAGGATATGGAAAATCTTATCGGCTTTTTGCGTCAAAATGATGGCACACTATCTAAACGTGCGAAGGCAAAGGAGTTTGAAGCAATGACCGAGGATGAGATTGCTATGTTAGAGGAGAAATATCAGGAAGTTTTTGAGGGTTAG